The nucleotide window GACAGCGCCTTGTTCTCGCTGGCCAATGCCGCCGCGGTCACCTGGGCGATCATGAAGCCGGAGTTCACGCCGCCATTGGCCACCAGGAACGGCGGCAGTTGCGACATGTGCTTGTCCATCATCAGCGAGATGCGGCGTTCGCTCAGGGAACCGATTTCGGCAATGGCCAGGGCCATGTTGTCGGCGGCCATGGCCACCGGCTCGGCGTGGAAGTTACCGCCGGAGATCACGTCGCCTTCAGCGGCGAACACCAATGGGTTGTCCGATACGGCGTTGGCTTCGATGGCGAGCACTTCGGCAGCCTGACGGAATTGAGTCAGGCAGGCGCCCATGACTTGCGGCTGGCAGCGCAGGGAGTACGGGTCCTGGACCTTTTCGCAGTTCTGGTGCGAGTCGGATACTTCGCTGCGCTCGCCCAGCAGATCGCGGTAAGCGGCAGCGGCGTCGATCTGGCCTTTCTGGCCGCGAGCAGCATGAATGCGCGCGTCGAATGGCGAGCGCGAGCCCAGTACCGCTTCGACCGTCAGGCCGCCAAGGGCCAGGGCGCCGGCAAACAGATCTTCGCCTTCGAACAGGCCACGCAGGGCGTAGGCGGTGGAAACCTGTGTGCCGTTAAGCAGCGCCAGGCCTTCTTTCGCCGCCAGAGTCAGCGGCGTCAAACCGGCGACTTTCAGCGCTTCGGTGGCGGGCAGCCATTCGCCTTTGTAGCGCGCCTTGCCTTCGCCCAGCAGCACCAGCGACATGTGCGCCAACGGCGCCAAATCGCCGGATGCACCGACCGAACCTTTCAAAGGAATGTGCGGGTAAACCTCGGCGTTGATCAGCGCGATCAGTGCGTCGATCACCTGGCGACGAATGCCGGAAAAACCACGGCTCAGGCTATTGACCTTGAGCACCATGACCAGCCGCACCAGGGCGTCGCTGATCGGCTCACCGACGCCAGCGGCGTGGGACAGCACCAGCGAGCGCTGCAGGTTTTCCAGGTCTTCGCTGGCGATACGGGTCGAAGCCAGCAGGCCGAAACCGGTGTTGATGCCGTAAGCCGTGCGGTTCTCGGCGAGGATCTGTTCCACGCAGGCAACGCTGGCTTCGATCTGGCTCGAGGCGCTGTTGTCGAGGGTGATTTTGACCGGTTGCTGATAAACATCACGCAGTTGGGCAAGGCTCAGTTGGCCAGGAATCAGGTTAAGTGCAGTCATTTTGTGCTCCTTTTGAGAGTTTGTTATTTAACTCACCAGACGCTCCGGAGATGTCCGTTGTCCGTCGCGTCTGCCTTTTGGGGAGCCGCGCCTTGGCACGCTGGTGTTGTGGAAATCAGTTCAGTTCTGGAAAAGCCTTGTGCAACAAAATCGGGTCTTTCAAAACACTGGCAGCGGCAGCAATGTCCGGTGCCAGCCAGCGGTCCTGGTCGTAGGCCGGGACTCGCTCACGCAGCAGACGCCACGCGGTATCGGTGCCAGCGCCAAAACGTTGCTCTTTGAGGAACTCAAACGCCTGGGATGCCAGCAAATATTCAATGGCGAGGATCTGCGTGCAGTTTTCCAATGCGCGATGCAGCTTCAGCGCCGCGTTGGTGCCCATGCTCAAGTGGTCTTCCTGCAAGCCCGAAGTGACGTAGTTATCGAGCACCGCCGGTTGCGCCAACTGGCGGTTTTCCGCACACAGGGAAGCGGCAACGTATTGCACGATCATCATCCCGGAGTTCACTCCCGGATTGGCCACCAGAAACGCCGGCAGACCGCTGACATGCGGGTTGATCAAACGGTCCAGGCGACGTTCGGCGATGGAGCCGATTTCCGCCATGGCGATGGCGAGCAAATCAGCAGCCAGCGCAACGGATTGGCCGTGCGGGTTGGCCTGGGACACGACGCGGTAGTTGTCCGGCGTGCCCAGCAGCATCGGGTTGTCGGTGACAGCGTTGAGTTCGGTTTCGATCTGCTTTTTCGCGTGCTCAAGCTGATCGCGAGCCGCACCGTGAACTTGCGGGATCGAGCGGATGCTCAACGCATCCTGAGTGCGAATACCCTTGCTGCTGGCGATCACTTCGCTGCCATCGAGCAAGGCGCGAAGGTTGATTCCCACCTGCTGCATGCCCGGATGGGGTTTAAGCGCGATGATCTCGGCATCGAATGCCGCGATCTGGCCGCGCTGGGCTTCGAAGCTCATGGCACCGACCACGTCGGCCCACTGCACGAGTCGGGTAGCATCTGCGAGTGCCAGGCAGCTGAGGCCGGTCATGCATGGCGTGCCGTTGACCAGGCACAAGCCATCTTTAGCGCCCAGTTGCACCGGTTGCAGCCCCTCTTCGGCCAAGGCTTGCTGCGCAGAAACGATCTGCCCTCGATAGCTGACATTGCCGACACCCAGCAGCGTGATTCCGATATGGGCCATGTGGGTCAGGTAACCGACCGACCCCTGAGACGGCACTTGCGGAGTGATGCCGCGATTGAGCAGTGCCAGCAGGGCTTCGACCACGCGGCGATGAATGCCGGATTTGCCATGGCTATAGTTGCGAATAGCGGCGCAGATGATTGCGCGGGTCTGTTCGTCGGCCAGTGGTGCGCCAACGCCACAGGCGTGACTGAGCAAGGTGTTGCGCGACAATTGGCTGAGTTGTTCACCTTTGAGCGAGACGTTGCACAAGGCGCCCAGGCCGGTGTTGACGCCGTAGGCGCGCTCGCCGCTGGTGACGATGCGCTGGACGATCGCCTGGGCATTCTCGATCCGCGCCCAGATCTGGGGCGACAGCTCGAGCTGTGCGCCGTGACGAGCGACTGCGACCACATCCTGCCAACGCAATGGAGCGTCGGCGATAACGATTTTTTCAGCCTGGGACATCATTAACCTCTTGAACTTGATCGTTCCCACGCTCTGCGTGGGAATGCCGCCTGGGACGCTCCGCGTCCCGTTGTCAGCGCAAGGCTCTAGCCCTGCGCATGTGTGACGCGGAGCGTCACGGGATGCATTCCCACGCAGAGCGTGGGAACGATCGGCCTTTAAACCACCGCCGCCCGCCGCTGTACGAACCGGTCTACATACTCATCCGCCGGCGAATGCAGGATCTCTCGTGGCGTACCGACCTGAATCAGCCGGCCATCCTTGAGGATCGCGATGCGATTGCCGATGCGCACGGCCTCGTCGAGGTCGTGGGTGATGAACACGATGGTCTTGTGCAGGGTCTTTTGCAGTTCCAGCAACTGGTCCTGCATTTCGGCGCGGATCAACGGGTCGAGGGCGCTGAAGGCTTCGTCCATCAGGATGATGTCGGTATCCGCCGCCAGTGC belongs to Pseudomonas sp. B21-015 and includes:
- the hutH gene encoding histidine ammonia-lyase gives rise to the protein MTALNLIPGQLSLAQLRDVYQQPVKITLDNSASSQIEASVACVEQILAENRTAYGINTGFGLLASTRIASEDLENLQRSLVLSHAAGVGEPISDALVRLVMVLKVNSLSRGFSGIRRQVIDALIALINAEVYPHIPLKGSVGASGDLAPLAHMSLVLLGEGKARYKGEWLPATEALKVAGLTPLTLAAKEGLALLNGTQVSTAYALRGLFEGEDLFAGALALGGLTVEAVLGSRSPFDARIHAARGQKGQIDAAAAYRDLLGERSEVSDSHQNCEKVQDPYSLRCQPQVMGACLTQFRQAAEVLAIEANAVSDNPLVFAAEGDVISGGNFHAEPVAMAADNMALAIAEIGSLSERRISLMMDKHMSQLPPFLVANGGVNSGFMIAQVTAAALASENKALSHPHSVDSLPTSANQEDHVSMAPAAGKRLWEMAENTRGVLAVEWLAAVQGLDLRDGLKTSPKLEKARAILRAEVPFYEKDRFFAPDINAASELLATRCLSELVSAKLLPSL
- the hutH gene encoding histidine ammonia-lyase, with the protein product MSQAEKIVIADAPLRWQDVVAVARHGAQLELSPQIWARIENAQAIVQRIVTSGERAYGVNTGLGALCNVSLKGEQLSQLSRNTLLSHACGVGAPLADEQTRAIICAAIRNYSHGKSGIHRRVVEALLALLNRGITPQVPSQGSVGYLTHMAHIGITLLGVGNVSYRGQIVSAQQALAEEGLQPVQLGAKDGLCLVNGTPCMTGLSCLALADATRLVQWADVVGAMSFEAQRGQIAAFDAEIIALKPHPGMQQVGINLRALLDGSEVIASSKGIRTQDALSIRSIPQVHGAARDQLEHAKKQIETELNAVTDNPMLLGTPDNYRVVSQANPHGQSVALAADLLAIAMAEIGSIAERRLDRLINPHVSGLPAFLVANPGVNSGMMIVQYVAASLCAENRQLAQPAVLDNYVTSGLQEDHLSMGTNAALKLHRALENCTQILAIEYLLASQAFEFLKEQRFGAGTDTAWRLLRERVPAYDQDRWLAPDIAAAASVLKDPILLHKAFPELN